The Lutra lutra chromosome 7, mLutLut1.2, whole genome shotgun sequence genome segment gccaaaagagcaaaggatggaGGAGGAAGCTGATGTGGGTCAGGAACATGATGCTGGACCGAAGCATCCCATGAGAAGCGAAGAGGTCCAGTGTGCTATGTAAGCTGACAAGCACTTTAATCACAGCCCAAGGCAGGTGGTGGCCAGGAAATggcccccatccctgctcctACCAGGACCTATGCACCGTCGCACAGCGGGCGCCCTCAGGGGAGTGTGAGGGTCGTGTAAACTGAGCTCTCACAATTGCCACCTGGCAGAGGAGCAAGGAGCGAAGAGAAACTGGGGCCACAGATTCCGTGCGTATCCCAGGGACCACCAAGTGCAGGACCAGCTCAGAACTGAGAGAGAAGGATCTGGCAGGacttggtgggggcggggggctgctgAGACACAACAAAGGGTAAAAACTTTGCTAGTCTTGGACTGGGGGCGAGGGGGTTACTGATGCCCTTCCATGAAGGGGATGTGTATGGGTGAGCGTGAGAAGAGagataaagtgtgtgtgtgtgtgtgtgtgtgtgtgtgtgtgtgttagagacgATGAGACTAACGGATCCTAACTCTTTCCTGACTCCGTAACCTGCCTTGCTTTTTCTGGTTTTCAGGCTTTCGTAAACTGCCTAGTGGGAAGGAAGCTTCAACTAATCGAGCTGATCCAAACCTGACCGCATGCCTGCTATGCACAAGGCCCCGGGCTGGGCCACACGACGCCACGGTGAGCTGTGGCCTGGGAAGGTGAGTTCTGACCACAGCGAGGGAATTCTCGTGGGAGAAGCGCAATCCCAGGGGGCCAGGTAGATGGAGAGATCCTGTGTGCTTGGAGGGAGGTGGCGTGGTACCTGAGGCTATCAAATCAGGGATGGCTGCCACAGTCAGGTCAGGGAGGAAGTCCTCCCAGTCAGAGGTAAGAGCATGAACCAGGGCAAGGAGGCAAGGGCTGGGGCAGAGAAGTTCCTGGGGGAGGCTtggcagggcctggggtggggaacCGCAGGGAGGAAACAGATGTTAGCCCAGGCCTGGGGCCAGTGTGGAAGGGGACAGTGGGAGGGGGGAGtggaggaagaggacagaggaGCCAGAGGTCACTGGGATTTTACCTGCAGGGGGATGGGAAGAATGACTGGAACCAATTATTCAAAACTCTGCAGGGCTTAGCGATGTGCTCAATACTACAAGGCAATACATAATTCAGTGTGTGCTTAGTAAATGCCATCACCATCCTGCCAGGGGCTGAGGCCAAAATCTCAGAGTCATCCCCAAACCCTCTCCAGGACATGCAGACCTTCAGTAAGCCGCACTGCTCTCCCTCCCAGATACCCTGCACCCAGCCACcacacccctctcctccctctgctccctgttcCCCTACCTGGAAGGCTCTGTCCCCACCTCTTCCCATGCCCACCTCCTGCACCTCAagccacctcctccaagaagcctcccCTGACCATCAGTCACCTTCCCAGTCACTCATGTCACCCCATTTTTTGATGTCTGTTTCAACACTTGCTTCCCTAACCTTTCCTAGCTTGTCCATAGCTATATCCTCAACACCTGGAACAGCATCAAGCACAGAATatgtcctcaataaatatttgttgcactGCGCACAATGCCACTGTGGACACTGTATTCACAGACACGAGACATCTGCTGCCCAGAGCTGCAGCTCCCAGGAGATGTACCCCGAGATGGGGTCAGACCAAGGGCAGTCACGGCCAGTGTCCAGGCAGTGCTCTGTATGGATGAGGGCCATCTGGATAAGGCTGTCAGCAAGTGGTAgccccagcagagagagagaagggggaaggaagtCACCGCCCTGGAGGCAGACCCTTATCCCCAGCTCAGAGACTGGAGGGGGTTTGCCACGGGCAGACTGATGCAATTTCCTCAGCACCAACTGCTGGGGGAACCTAACAGGTTAACTTCTTCGCCGCCACGGACAgcagggaacaccagcagggacGGAGGCCTGGCACCTCTCCCACCATCCGGGCAGGCCCGCAGCTGCCTGGTGCAGGGTGGCATAGCCTGGGATCCCTCACACCAGACTGAGGCGGGGCTTTGAACCAACCCATCTGTGGCCTGTCAGCCCCACCCATTTCCTTGGCCATGAGCTGCTCGGCCACCCTTCCCCGTGCCGTCTTACCCCGCGCCTCTACACAAAACGGTCTCTCTGGATCCTGACAATAGGATACAAATATAGGCCATTTCACAGACCAGAAAACTGAGGCCACGCCACACGGGTCGTGCCAAAGGCACGACTAGAACCCGGGTCTTTGCTTGTCGGCCCGGGGCTATTTCTGCTAGTCATTCACAACAGTTTCTAAAATTAATAGGAAACGAGAAGTATGTGCGTGTCCATACATGGAAACGTCCCTGTGAAATGCGAAACGAACCCGGCACAACCCGAGGGAACACGGCCACGCTCGCAGCTGGCGGCGTCTGCgcccccacaccaccacccctgGGCTCAAGGGCAGGGGCATTGCCTCGTTGACCTCCGTCACCCCGGACACCCGGGCCGGCGCGCgcgccccgcactgggctccagaACCTCACCGAACGGCCGGAACGCCCGCCCGAACCcagccccccgccctcccccggcCCGCGCGCCCCCCGcgcgcctcccctcccccggcccgGAGCGGGGAGCCCCCACGGGCCGCCGGCCCAAGCCCAGCGGTTGGCGGCTCGAGCCCCATCGGAAAAGTTGCCAGGGGCTCGCGCGGCGCCGAGGCCACTTGGCCGCCCACCCCCGGCCCCGGCGCCGCCCCCAGCCGCGCGCGCCCACTCACTCGTGCTGGGCCGCCAGGTGGTTGAAGACATAGGTGACCGGGATGGCCGAGAGGGACAGCACGAAGACCCCGGTGGCCGCAGAGGCACTcatcgccgccgccgccgcgccgcctGCCCTTCAGCGCATCCCGCGCGGCGCCCCGCCCCAGCTTCCGGCAGCGCCCGCGCCCCTCGGCCGTGCCCTTCGGGGCGTCCCGCGCCGCGCCCTCAGCAGCGCCCCCTCGGCGCGCCGGTCCGCAGCCGCCCGGGAGCGCAGCGCCGCGGTGCGGTCCCGGGGGGCGCCCTGGCCGCGCCCCGGCCCGAGAGCGGCGACAGCCCTCGGCGCGGGACAGGTGTCCCGAGGGCGCGCGCTCTGCGGGAAGGTGGCGGCGGCTTGGGAGGCGGGCACGGCCGGTCGCGGATCCTCGACGACCTGGAGAGGCTCTGGGCAGCGCTgcgggcggcgggggtggggcggggggtggagtcAGACCCGCCGGCGTCGGAGCGGGAAGGGCCCGGCCAGATCATCCACGTGGGGAGCCCTAGGCCGGGGGGTCGGGAGGGACGATGATCCCGAAACCGTGGATCGACAGCGGGCAGCGGGCACAGCTCGGTGCAGAGAACCGGGTCAAACCCGGGCTGCTCGCTCGCGTGCCGCtgaccttggtcaagttactTAGCTCTTTggtcttttcccttctctgtccaaTGGGAATAGCGCGCGCAGCGCAGGAGGGGATGAATTGAGCCGCTGTGTATGGGTTGACCCCGCCCGCCAGCCGCTCGGAACACCGGGGTCTCCTGCAATTCCCGTTTCTGGTGGTTGAAACTCACCCTGGGAGAAACCCTATGATTTGAGAGACCAGGTAGCGTTCCGGAGGCCGGGTTTCTGCGGGACCGGAGGCTCGGGGCCCTGCGCAGGGAATGAGCACAGGGAGGCCAGGGCTGAGGGCTCAGACCGCCGTCAGACAGACGGGCACCAAGTATGCCCGAGGCTGCTTGACCGTGCTGGGGGCGAGGTCTCAGAACCCCCGGGACTCAGCCTGGCATGGTCTGCTGTCCCGGGAAAGAGAAGGACAACGAGTGCCAGACAGAGCAGCCCGGCGACCCGGAGAGGAGAGCGGTACTCAGTACTAAGCCTGCAGCGGCCCAAGGCCTGAGGGCATCATTCGGCTCCTTTTAGAGAGGACAGAGATGAGCCACAGAGAGGCCGAGACCTACCCCTCTGGGGCCACTGCACTTTCCCAAGCCAGCTCTCCTGCTCccctacccaggtgctcctgggagGCTTGGGTCTAACTCTGAGGAGGTAATGATAAAACCTTGGCCCAAATCGTGACACAGCCGAAGTTTTTCCCAAGGGACATCCTTACCTCTGACCTGGATGTCACCCTCCTTCACAACTACTCCGGGTGTTTGTCACTGTCCTTAAactctctcttcttccagacAACAAAACCCCCTTTTGagccccccactctcctcccagcCCATCCCTGAGgtcagcccagcccctccctcaccACCCAAACCCCGCTGCATGAGTTTTGCCTTCTCTCTTATACCTTAAACCCCTCTGGCTGCCCTGGATCCCTCCCCTCAACCTAGGCACACGCATGACTACGTCCCAGTGTAGACATGGCTCCCTGGGCCAGTGGCTCCTCTCCATTCGccaccttctctcctttctcacgCACACTCCGATTTAATGCCCGAGCTCTGCTGAGAGATCCCAAATTACGGTCCTCCTGCTGGCGTCTCCCCTCAGTGCTGCCGCATGGGCGTCCCACAGACTCATCACAGTCAACATGGCCAAAATGGATTTCCTCATTGTCCACGAGACCAGGTTCCTCTCATCTGGTGGCACCACCCCTCACCCGACAGGCCAAGCCAGACACCTGGGAATGCACCTCAGTTCTGGCCGATCCCCCTTCCTCTGGTTCCAGCAGCACTGCCGGCGCTCCCTTCCAAATACTTCTCAAGTCTGTGCCCCCACAGTTTGTCGGGGTCTGTCTCCCGTGTCC includes the following:
- the LOC125103737 gene encoding basic proline-rich protein-like — encoded protein: MYNQRDQRIRPIQGGRSLGQSCGPKEGSQLPTPGPSSQSPNPHPEGFRKLPSGKEASTNRADPNLTACLLCTRPRAGPHDATETRSMCVSIHGNVPVKCETNPAQPEGTRPRSQLAASAPPHHHPWAQGQGHCLVDLRHPGHPGRRARPALGSRTSPNGRNARPNPAPRPPPARAPPARLPSPGPERGAPTGRRPKPSGWRLEPHRKSCQGLARRRGHLAAHPRPRRRPQPRAPTHSCWAARWLKT